From a single Staphylococcus epidermidis genomic region:
- the merR gene encoding Hg(II)-responsive transcriptional regulator MerR has translation MEMKISELAKACDVNKETVRYYERKGLIAGPPRNESGYRIYSEETADRVRFIKRMKELDFSLKEIHLLFGVVDQDGERCKDMYAFTVQKTKEIERKVQDLLRIQRLLEELKEKCPDEKAIYTCPIIETLMGGPDK, from the coding sequence ATGGAGATGAAAATCAGTGAATTGGCTAAAGCGTGTGATGTGAATAAAGAAACCGTTCGGTATTACGAGCGGAAAGGATTGATAGCCGGGCCTCCCAGAAACGAATCAGGGTATCGAATATATTCAGAGGAAACAGCAGATCGGGTACGGTTTATTAAACGAATGAAGGAATTGGATTTCTCGCTAAAGGAAATCCACCTGTTGTTTGGTGTGGTTGATCAAGATGGGGAGAGATGTAAAGATATGTACGCCTTTACCGTTCAAAAAACCAAAGAAATCGAGCGGAAAGTGCAGGATTTGTTACGAATCCAACGGTTATTAGAGGAATTAAAAGAAAAGTGTCCAGATGAAAAGGCGATATATACCTGTCCTATTATTGAAACGTTAATGGGAGGGCCTGATAAATAA
- a CDS encoding TlpA family protein disulfide reductase produces the protein MKKRISFTAIMTVLLIGLTACGAESDTANESKVQDIQGNPVSLPNEKPTLIYFMATWCPSCIYNEEIFKEIHQLNPNDVQLITVSLDPNTDTKESFAKFKQDYGGDWPHVLKIGVEL, from the coding sequence ATGAAAAAACGCATTTCCTTCACCGCTATAATGACGGTGTTGTTAATCGGTTTAACAGCTTGTGGAGCAGAATCTGATACCGCGAATGAATCAAAGGTTCAAGACATTCAAGGAAATCCAGTCAGCCTACCTAATGAGAAACCCACACTCATTTATTTTATGGCAACCTGGTGTCCATCTTGTATATACAATGAGGAAATCTTTAAGGAAATTCATCAACTAAACCCGAACGATGTTCAATTGATCACAGTTAGTTTAGACCCTAACACAGATACAAAAGAAAGCTTTGCGAAATTTAAACAGGATTATGGCGGGGATTGGCCCCATGTTTTAAAGATAGGAGTGGAATTATGA